In Flavobacterium cerinum, one genomic interval encodes:
- the porQ gene encoding type IX secretion system protein PorQ yields the protein MAKKILTSFFLIMTALSYGQIGGKYTYQFLNLITSPRQAALGGKTVTIYDNDVNQAIFNPATINVEMDNHLAVNYGNYYGEVTYGTAAYAYTWDRHVQTFHTGVSYVNYGTFEGYDETGNRTADFTGSELALSFGYAYNIPWTDIHVGANAKLISSTLESYNSFGAAFDLGAIYVDEDNDINIGLAVRNIGMQITTYAGLQEKLPLEIIAGISQEMENVPIRWHLTLENLQQWNIAFSNPNRAESSIDGEVKEEKVSFVNNALRHVIVGAELFPGKSLNFRLGYNFRRGEELSITDQRTFAGISAGFGLRFNTIKFDYSYSRYTSAGNTSLFGLTINLQ from the coding sequence ATGGCAAAAAAAATACTGACCTCTTTTTTCCTGATCATGACAGCCCTTTCCTATGGGCAGATTGGTGGAAAATATACCTATCAGTTTCTGAATTTAATTACCTCGCCCCGTCAGGCGGCATTGGGCGGTAAAACCGTTACGATATACGATAATGATGTAAATCAGGCTATTTTTAACCCGGCAACGATTAATGTGGAAATGGATAATCACCTTGCAGTTAATTACGGGAATTATTATGGCGAAGTAACCTATGGTACGGCGGCATATGCTTATACCTGGGATCGACACGTGCAAACGTTTCATACCGGTGTGAGTTATGTGAATTACGGAACATTTGAAGGCTATGATGAAACCGGAAACCGAACAGCCGATTTTACCGGAAGTGAACTTGCGCTTTCGTTCGGATATGCCTATAATATTCCGTGGACCGATATCCATGTCGGCGCTAACGCTAAATTGATTTCATCCACATTGGAAAGTTACAACTCTTTTGGTGCTGCATTCGATTTAGGCGCCATTTATGTTGATGAAGATAATGACATTAATATTGGTCTTGCTGTGCGGAATATCGGTATGCAGATTACAACATATGCCGGTTTACAAGAAAAATTACCACTTGAAATTATCGCCGGAATTTCACAGGAAATGGAGAATGTACCGATTCGCTGGCATTTAACACTCGAAAACCTGCAACAATGGAATATTGCATTTTCTAATCCTAACAGAGCAGAAAGTAGCATCGACGGTGAAGTAAAAGAAGAAAAAGTTTCTTTTGTCAATAATGCGCTGCGTCACGTAATTGTCGGAGCCGAATTATTTCCCGGGAAAAGTTTAAATTTCCGCCTGGGCTATAATTTCAGAAGAGGAGAAGAGCTTTCTATAACTGATCAACGAACTTTTGCCGGAATATCGGCCGGTTTCGGATTGCGCTTTAATACAATAAAATTTGACTATTCCTACTCGCGATATACTTCAGCGGGAAATACCAGTCTCTTCGGACTTACAATTAACTTACAATAA